From a region of the Garciella nitratireducens DSM 15102 genome:
- a CDS encoding helix-turn-helix transcriptional regulator — protein sequence MKRRRLTPFGEEVKERLIDLNMTQKELAEKIGTSDVYLSMILHGERSGDKYLKRIQQVLNKE from the coding sequence ATGAAGAGAAGACGGCTTACTCCATTTGGAGAAGAAGTGAAAGAAAGACTCATTGATTTAAATATGACTCAGAAAGAATTGGCTGAAAAAATAGGGACCTCTGATGTATATTTAAGTATGATATTACATGGAGAAAGATCTGGAGATAAGTATTTAAAGAGGATACAACAAGTACTGAATAAGGAGTGA